The following proteins are co-located in the Desulfatitalea tepidiphila genome:
- a CDS encoding 3-oxoacyl-ACP synthase III encodes MFYNKVRIAGFGYELAPNVVTSEDLEHRLAPLYEKLHLQPGQLEALTGIAERRFWDVGFRLSEGAIIAGRKALAAAQVTPQQVGMLIYGGVCRENLEPATACAVADGLGVAPGTQIYDVSNACLGVLNGMVQVANAIELGQIRAGLVVSCEAAREIVESTIRRMLAAPDMTMFKDTIATLTGGSGAVAVVLSDADLAPEGHRLLGGVTRSATQHHRLCTWGPTGGFPSGGPLVMKTDSVGVLQNGVTLGIETFEAFRRELSLPPDKPDKVVCHQVGAAHQRTILEAFGIDESRDFTTFRFLGNIGTVSLPITAAIADERHFFERGDLVGFLGIGSGLNCLMLAMDW; translated from the coding sequence ATGTTTTACAATAAGGTCAGGATTGCCGGCTTCGGCTATGAACTGGCGCCCAATGTGGTGACCTCCGAGGATTTGGAACACCGGTTGGCGCCTCTGTATGAAAAGCTGCATCTGCAGCCAGGACAGCTCGAAGCGCTCACCGGCATTGCGGAGCGACGCTTCTGGGATGTGGGCTTTCGACTTTCCGAAGGGGCCATCATCGCCGGGCGGAAGGCATTGGCCGCGGCGCAGGTCACCCCCCAACAGGTGGGCATGCTCATCTACGGCGGGGTCTGCCGCGAAAACCTGGAACCCGCCACGGCCTGTGCGGTGGCGGATGGATTGGGCGTCGCACCCGGCACCCAGATTTACGATGTCTCTAATGCTTGCCTGGGCGTGCTCAACGGGATGGTGCAGGTGGCCAACGCCATCGAACTGGGCCAAATCCGGGCCGGCCTGGTGGTCTCCTGCGAAGCGGCCCGCGAGATCGTGGAAAGCACGATACGACGCATGCTGGCGGCGCCGGACATGACGATGTTCAAAGACACCATCGCCACCCTTACCGGCGGATCGGGCGCCGTGGCGGTGGTGCTGAGCGACGCCGACCTGGCGCCGGAAGGCCATCGCCTGCTGGGCGGCGTGACCCGCAGCGCCACCCAGCACCATCGCCTATGCACCTGGGGCCCCACCGGCGGTTTTCCCAGCGGCGGGCCGCTGGTCATGAAGACCGATTCCGTTGGTGTGCTGCAAAACGGCGTCACCCTGGGCATCGAGACCTTTGAGGCCTTTCGGCGGGAACTCTCCCTGCCGCCGGACAAACCGGACAAAGTGGTCTGCCACCAGGTGGGGGCCGCACACCAGCGCACCATCCTGGAGGCCTTCGGCATCGACGAATCCAGGGATTTCACCACCTTTCGCTTTCTGGGCAACATCGGCACCGTATCACTGCCCATCACGGCGGCCATCGCGGACGAGCGCCATTTCTTCGAACGCGGCGATCTGGTGGGGTTTTTGGGGATCGGCAGCGGGTTGAATTGCCTCATGCTGGCAATGGATTGGTAA
- a CDS encoding alpha/beta fold hydrolase, whose protein sequence is MNRNDVADLYPFESHFVRIDGLRYHYLDEGRGAPLLMLHGNPTWSFYFRRLVSAFRERYRVIVPDHMGCGLSDKPDETQYDFRLKSRIKDLDALMTRLAPDQKLTLVVHDWGGMIGLGWAMDHLERIDRLIVMNTAGFFPPRGKTIPQRLRLLRTPNPIMDRAVLHLNLFARAAIHMAPRRRLEPKVRTGLLAPYDTPHNRLATLKFVQDIPLSPRDPSGPIVERVDARLERITQRPVLLIWGAHDFVFDRAYFDEWRRRVPHAEAHWLTEAGHYLLEDAPDNIIGLMQRFLRQPPQGQA, encoded by the coding sequence ATGAATCGAAACGATGTCGCGGATCTCTACCCTTTTGAATCCCATTTCGTGCGCATCGACGGGCTGCGCTACCACTACCTGGACGAAGGTCGAGGCGCGCCGTTGCTGATGCTGCACGGCAATCCGACCTGGTCGTTTTATTTCCGGCGCCTGGTATCGGCCTTCCGGGAGCGCTATCGCGTCATCGTGCCCGACCACATGGGCTGCGGACTGTCCGACAAGCCGGACGAGACCCAATACGATTTCAGGCTGAAAAGCCGCATCAAGGATCTGGATGCGCTGATGACCCGCCTGGCCCCGGATCAAAAGCTCACGCTCGTGGTCCACGACTGGGGTGGTATGATCGGCCTGGGTTGGGCCATGGACCACCTGGAGCGCATCGACCGGCTGATCGTCATGAACACGGCCGGCTTCTTCCCGCCCAGAGGCAAGACGATCCCGCAACGCTTGCGGCTGCTTCGCACGCCCAACCCCATCATGGATCGGGCCGTGCTGCATCTGAACCTGTTCGCCCGCGCCGCGATCCACATGGCCCCCCGGCGTCGACTCGAACCCAAGGTGCGGACCGGTTTGCTGGCGCCTTACGACACGCCCCACAACCGCCTGGCCACGCTGAAATTCGTCCAGGATATCCCCCTGAGCCCCCGGGATCCCAGCGGCCCCATCGTAGAGCGGGTCGATGCCCGACTCGAACGGATTACCCAGCGGCCGGTGCTGCTCATCTGGGGGGCGCATGACTTTGTGTTCGACCGCGCCTACTTCGACGAGTGGCGGCGCCGGGTGCCCCACGCCGAAGCCCATTGGCTGACAGAGGCGGGTCACTACCTGCTCGAAGATGCACCGGATAACATCATCGGCCTAATGCAGAGGTTTTTGCGTCAACCCCCGCAAGGGCAAGCGTAA
- a CDS encoding fatty acid CoA ligase family protein: MDDIKENPDRQRSEADPQTVNVALHLRTMARIQPYRRAVVYPASRDYNGRVAYSHLTFRQLDRESDCFAHGLEAAGIRRGTRTILMVRPSLELFAIIYAMLKVGAVFVMVDPGMGVQRMLACLKESRAEALIGIPPAHVLRTLQPKYFKGIRKVVTIGRRWFWGGLTLKDIRRLPWQPYTIADTRRDETAAILFTTGSTGAAKGAIYTHGIFDAQVRLIKSQFGISPDEIDLPTFPLFSLFDAALGMTAVIPDMDPTRPAHVNPDKIIEAVLNHGVTNMFASPALLNRVGRYGQENNIKLPSLKRIITSGAPVSPDNLARFTTLLEEDAEIHTGYGATEAMPVSSFGSKQILGETAQLTEQGFGMCVGPPIQSLAVQIITITDTPIESWSDNLLMPDGEIGEIAVYGDIVTQGYFDRPLDDKHSKIEDGQRFWHRMGDLAWKDKKGRIWYCGRKTHRVITPYGTLFTIPCEAIFNNHPAVFRSALVGVGQAPRHRAVICIELEPEHRHADRQTMIKELQEMAAANPQTEKIDTFLFHPGFPVDIRHNSKIFREKLADWARNKLG, encoded by the coding sequence ATGGACGACATCAAGGAAAATCCCGATCGCCAGCGATCTGAAGCCGATCCCCAAACCGTGAATGTGGCCCTGCATTTGAGAACCATGGCCCGCATTCAGCCCTACCGGCGGGCGGTGGTCTATCCGGCATCGCGCGATTACAACGGCCGGGTGGCCTACAGCCATCTCACCTTCCGGCAGCTCGACCGCGAGTCGGACTGTTTTGCCCATGGCCTGGAGGCGGCCGGCATCCGGCGGGGCACGCGCACCATCCTCATGGTTCGGCCGAGCCTGGAGCTGTTTGCGATCATTTACGCCATGCTAAAGGTGGGGGCCGTCTTCGTGATGGTCGATCCCGGCATGGGGGTGCAACGCATGCTGGCCTGCTTGAAGGAGAGCCGGGCCGAGGCCCTCATCGGCATACCACCGGCCCATGTCCTCAGAACCTTGCAACCCAAATATTTCAAGGGCATCCGAAAAGTGGTGACCATCGGCCGCCGCTGGTTCTGGGGTGGATTGACCTTGAAGGATATCCGCCGGTTGCCGTGGCAACCATACACCATCGCCGATACCCGACGGGACGAAACGGCCGCCATCCTCTTCACCACCGGCTCCACGGGCGCAGCCAAGGGCGCCATCTACACCCACGGCATTTTCGATGCCCAGGTACGGCTGATCAAGTCCCAGTTCGGCATCTCCCCGGACGAGATCGATTTGCCGACCTTTCCGCTCTTCTCTCTGTTCGACGCGGCCCTGGGCATGACCGCCGTCATTCCGGACATGGATCCCACCCGGCCGGCGCACGTGAACCCCGACAAAATCATCGAGGCCGTTCTCAACCATGGTGTCACCAACATGTTCGCATCTCCGGCCCTGCTCAACCGGGTCGGGCGTTACGGTCAGGAGAACAACATCAAGTTGCCTTCCCTGAAGCGCATCATCACCTCCGGGGCGCCAGTCTCGCCTGACAACCTGGCCCGTTTTACGACCCTGCTGGAGGAGGATGCCGAAATCCACACCGGGTACGGCGCCACCGAGGCCATGCCGGTTTCGTCGTTCGGCAGCAAGCAGATCCTCGGTGAAACCGCACAGTTGACCGAACAGGGGTTCGGTATGTGCGTAGGCCCGCCGATCCAGTCCCTGGCCGTGCAGATCATCACAATTACGGATACGCCCATCGAATCCTGGTCCGACAACCTGCTGATGCCCGACGGCGAAATCGGTGAAATTGCGGTTTACGGCGATATCGTCACCCAGGGCTATTTCGATCGGCCGTTGGACGACAAGCATTCCAAAATCGAGGACGGCCAGCGTTTCTGGCATCGCATGGGCGATCTGGCCTGGAAGGACAAAAAGGGTCGCATCTGGTATTGCGGCCGCAAGACACACCGCGTGATCACGCCTTACGGGACATTGTTCACCATTCCCTGCGAGGCGATTTTCAACAACCACCCTGCCGTGTTCCGCAGCGCACTGGTGGGCGTGGGACAGGCGCCTAGACACCGCGCGGTCATCTGCATCGAACTCGAGCCCGAGCATCGGCATGCCGACCGGCAAACGATGATTAAAGAGCTGCAGGAAATGGCCGCGGCCAATCCCCAGACCGAAAAGATCGACACCTTCCTTTTTCACCCGGGTTTTCCCGTGGATATCCGGCACAATTCCAAGATATTCCGAGAGAAGCTGGCGGATTGGGCGCGCAACAAGTTGGGATGA